The following coding sequences lie in one Cupriavidus sp. WKF15 genomic window:
- a CDS encoding aldehyde dehydrogenase family protein yields the protein MSMQILRHRQSNNPDLPQGAPSGPDQTAQTVAAIVARARHAQRKFARADQATIDTAVAAAAWAIMEPARNRQLAQCAVADTGLGNVEDKIRKNYRKTLGLLRDLHGRKTAGVISQDPETGITEIARPVGVVAAITPSTNPAATPANKILNALKCGNSVIVAPSPKGQGTCELLLSFIHAEFARAGLPADLVQMLPTPVSKAATAELMRQADLVVATGSQANVRMAYTSGTPAFGVGAGNVASIIDSSAALDDAAAKIVRSKTFDNATSCSSENSLVVLDAVYKPMLKALAAVGGVLLTSTEKARLQALMWQDGKLAGQATGQSARRIAELAGLERVRDQQPTMLLVEETGVGGDFPFSGEKLSPVLTLYRAADLPAAVECVSRLYDYMGAGHSVSLHTANPRQALQLGMELPVARVIVNQAHCFATGGNFDNGLPFSLSMGCGTWGGNNFSDNLGWRQYLNITRIAVPIAECVPDEAELLGDYFARVGK from the coding sequence ATGAGTATGCAAATACTGCGTCACCGGCAGTCCAACAATCCCGATTTGCCCCAAGGGGCACCTTCCGGCCCCGACCAGACGGCGCAGACCGTCGCCGCGATCGTGGCGCGGGCCAGGCACGCGCAGCGCAAGTTCGCGCGGGCCGACCAGGCCACCATCGACACAGCCGTGGCCGCGGCCGCGTGGGCCATCATGGAGCCCGCGCGCAACCGGCAGCTTGCGCAATGCGCCGTGGCCGACACCGGGCTCGGCAATGTCGAGGACAAGATCCGCAAGAACTACCGCAAGACGCTCGGGCTGTTGCGCGACCTGCACGGCCGCAAGACGGCGGGAGTGATCTCCCAGGATCCGGAGACCGGCATCACCGAGATCGCGCGTCCCGTAGGCGTGGTGGCGGCGATCACGCCTTCCACCAACCCGGCGGCGACGCCGGCCAACAAGATCCTCAACGCGCTCAAGTGCGGCAACAGCGTGATCGTCGCGCCATCGCCGAAGGGCCAGGGCACGTGCGAGCTGCTGCTGTCGTTCATCCACGCCGAGTTCGCGCGCGCCGGCCTGCCCGCCGACCTCGTGCAGATGCTGCCCACGCCGGTCTCGAAGGCGGCCACGGCGGAACTGATGCGGCAGGCCGACCTGGTGGTCGCCACGGGCTCGCAGGCCAATGTGCGCATGGCCTACACCAGCGGTACGCCGGCGTTCGGCGTCGGCGCCGGCAATGTGGCGTCGATCATCGACAGCAGCGCGGCGCTGGACGACGCCGCCGCGAAGATCGTGCGCTCCAAGACCTTCGACAACGCCACGAGCTGTTCCTCGGAGAACAGCCTGGTCGTGCTCGACGCCGTCTACAAACCCATGCTCAAGGCGCTGGCCGCGGTGGGCGGCGTGCTGCTCACGTCGACGGAGAAGGCGCGGCTGCAGGCGCTGATGTGGCAAGACGGCAAGCTGGCCGGACAGGCCACCGGCCAGAGCGCACGGCGCATTGCCGAGCTTGCCGGGCTCGAACGCGTGCGCGACCAGCAACCGACCATGCTGCTGGTCGAGGAAACCGGCGTGGGCGGCGACTTCCCGTTTTCCGGCGAAAAGCTCTCGCCGGTGCTGACGCTGTACCGCGCCGCCGATCTTCCGGCTGCGGTCGAATGCGTGTCGCGCCTCTATGACTACATGGGCGCCGGCCACTCCGTCAGCCTGCATACGGCCAACCCTCGCCAGGCGCTCCAGCTCGGCATGGAACTGCCCGTGGCGCGCGTGATCGTCAACCAGGCGCACTGCTTCGCCACGGGCGGGAATTTCGACAACGGCCTGCCGTTCTCGCTGTCGATGGGTTGCGGCACGTGGGGCGGCAACAACTTCTCCGACAACCTCGGCTGGCGCCAGTACCTGAACATCACGCGCATTGCGGTGCCCATCGCCGAGTGCGTGCCCGATGAAGCCGAACTGCTCGGCGACTACTTTGCGAGGGTCGGCAAATGA
- a CDS encoding acyl--CoA ligase, translated as MNARVEPQAFESLATLMAARAAQWPDRPYLLAPDSGHALTFGALATDADILGERYAAAGLESGQTVSVYLPNGEQTARLLLGTMACGLVVNPINLLCQPAQLRYILSHSDTRLVFTWPGGEAAIREALREGGLDVPVVVTGPDATDLPALPAVRKHACALPPPEPHAPALLMYTSGTTGTPKGVLLTHHNLATNGANVSREHALGPGDRVLATLPLYHINGLVVTAIAPLVHGGSVVMPTRFSASSFWSDITRHGCTWLNVVPTIIAYLLNDPDGKAPQGVRFCRSASAALPPEHHRAFEDRFGIGVIETMGMTETAAPAFSNPLDPEQRRIGSIGRPSGTRARVLARDGTALPDGQIGEIVLQGENVMAGYYKAPEITRDAFTHDGWLRTGDLGYRDVDGYFYITGRAKELIIKGGENIAPREIDEALLRHPAVLEAAAVGVPDPAYGQEIVAFVVMRDAAPCDDASLRAHCLRELGRYKTPKEFRFIAELPRGPSGKVQRLKLLDPA; from the coding sequence ATGAATGCGCGCGTGGAACCCCAAGCCTTCGAGAGCCTGGCCACGCTGATGGCCGCGCGTGCCGCGCAATGGCCCGACCGGCCCTACCTGCTGGCGCCCGACAGCGGCCATGCACTCACGTTCGGCGCGCTCGCCACCGACGCTGACATACTTGGCGAACGCTATGCGGCTGCGGGCCTGGAAAGCGGACAGACGGTGTCGGTCTACCTGCCCAACGGCGAACAGACCGCGCGCCTGCTGCTCGGCACCATGGCGTGCGGGCTCGTCGTCAATCCGATCAACCTGCTGTGCCAGCCGGCGCAGCTGCGCTACATCCTGTCGCATTCGGACACGCGGCTCGTCTTCACGTGGCCCGGCGGCGAAGCCGCGATCCGCGAGGCATTGCGCGAAGGCGGCCTCGATGTGCCGGTGGTGGTCACCGGCCCCGATGCCACGGACCTCCCGGCGCTGCCCGCCGTGAGAAAGCATGCATGCGCACTGCCGCCCCCGGAGCCGCATGCACCCGCGCTGCTGATGTACACCTCGGGCACGACAGGCACGCCCAAGGGCGTACTGCTCACGCACCACAACCTGGCCACCAACGGCGCCAACGTTAGCCGCGAGCATGCGCTTGGCCCGGGCGACCGGGTGCTGGCCACGCTGCCGCTCTATCACATCAACGGTCTCGTCGTGACCGCGATCGCGCCACTGGTCCACGGCGGATCGGTCGTGATGCCGACGCGTTTCTCGGCAAGCTCGTTCTGGAGCGACATCACGCGCCACGGCTGCACCTGGCTCAACGTGGTGCCGACCATCATCGCCTACCTGCTCAATGATCCGGACGGCAAGGCGCCGCAAGGCGTCCGCTTCTGCCGCTCGGCGTCGGCCGCGCTGCCGCCCGAGCACCACCGTGCATTCGAGGATCGCTTCGGCATCGGCGTGATCGAGACCATGGGCATGACCGAGACCGCCGCGCCCGCCTTCAGCAATCCACTGGATCCGGAACAACGGCGCATTGGCAGCATCGGCCGGCCCTCCGGAACGCGTGCGCGCGTGCTCGCGCGTGACGGCACGGCACTGCCCGACGGGCAGATCGGCGAGATCGTGCTGCAGGGCGAGAACGTGATGGCGGGCTACTACAAGGCGCCCGAGATCACGCGCGACGCCTTTACGCACGACGGCTGGCTGCGCACGGGCGATCTCGGCTACCGCGATGTCGACGGCTACTTCTACATCACCGGGCGCGCCAAGGAACTGATCATCAAGGGCGGCGAAAACATCGCCCCGCGCGAGATCGACGAGGCGCTGCTGCGGCACCCCGCGGTGCTTGAAGCGGCAGCGGTCGGCGTGCCCGACCCGGCCTATGGGCAGGAGATCGTCGCCTTCGTCGTCATGCGAGATGCCGCTCCCTGCGATGACGCGTCACTGCGCGCGCACTGCCTGCGCGAACTGGGCCGCTACAAGACGCCGAAGGAGTTCCGCTTCATTGCCGAGCTGCCGCGCGGCCCGTCAGGAAAAGTGCAGCGGCTCAAGCTGCTCGACCCCGCCTGA
- a CDS encoding MFS transporter: protein MKQRIKTRHMILGVMCLMYFIAYIDRVNISVAAPLIREEMGLTSSQLGLVFSAFAYPYAAMQILGGWLSDKFGPKKVLIVLSLIWGVATVLTGFAGSVMMLVVLRFVLGIGEGGAFPTATRAFTYWMPVAERGFAQGITHSFARLGGAITPPIVLAIVATAGWREAFIVLGAVSLGWTLLYAGVFKDSPDEHRRVTPQELQEIGYRRGECQRSAKAATPWRRLFRRMWLVTFVDFCYGWSLWVYLTWLPSYLKEARGFDLKQLALFTALPLMAGVVGDTLGGVLSDRIYKRTGNLRLARGAILFAGLAGSLMFIVPMTYAADAVNAVILLSLSFFFLELTNAVLWSLPLDIAGKYAGTAGGMMNTGFGLAGMISPVVFGYLIEATGSYNLPFMISAALLGVGAVASLFINPLKTVDTPEEKTAEVRPAFP, encoded by the coding sequence ATGAAGCAACGCATCAAGACCCGGCATATGATCCTCGGCGTCATGTGCCTGATGTATTTCATCGCCTATATCGACCGCGTCAACATCTCGGTCGCCGCCCCGCTGATCCGCGAAGAGATGGGATTGACGTCTTCGCAGCTCGGCCTGGTGTTCTCCGCCTTTGCTTATCCGTATGCCGCCATGCAGATCCTCGGCGGCTGGCTCTCCGACAAGTTCGGGCCCAAGAAAGTGCTGATCGTGCTGTCCCTGATCTGGGGCGTGGCCACCGTGCTGACCGGCTTCGCCGGCAGCGTGATGATGCTGGTGGTGCTGCGCTTCGTGCTGGGCATCGGCGAAGGCGGCGCATTCCCGACTGCGACGCGCGCGTTCACGTACTGGATGCCGGTAGCCGAGCGTGGCTTCGCGCAGGGCATCACGCACAGCTTTGCACGGCTCGGCGGCGCGATCACGCCGCCGATCGTGCTGGCCATCGTGGCCACCGCCGGCTGGCGCGAGGCGTTTATCGTACTCGGCGCGGTCAGCCTCGGCTGGACCCTGCTCTACGCCGGCGTGTTCAAGGACTCACCTGACGAGCACAGGCGCGTGACGCCGCAGGAGCTGCAGGAGATCGGCTACCGGCGCGGCGAATGCCAGCGTTCGGCCAAGGCGGCCACGCCGTGGCGGCGCCTGTTCCGGCGCATGTGGCTGGTGACGTTCGTGGACTTCTGCTACGGCTGGTCGCTGTGGGTCTACCTGACCTGGCTGCCGTCATACCTGAAAGAAGCGCGCGGCTTCGACCTGAAGCAGCTCGCACTGTTCACGGCGCTGCCGCTGATGGCGGGCGTGGTCGGCGACACGCTCGGCGGCGTGCTGTCGGACCGCATCTACAAGCGCACCGGCAACCTGCGCCTGGCGCGCGGCGCGATCCTGTTCGCGGGCCTGGCCGGCTCGCTGATGTTCATCGTGCCGATGACCTACGCGGCCGACGCCGTGAACGCGGTGATCCTGCTGTCGCTGTCGTTCTTCTTCCTGGAGCTGACCAACGCCGTGCTGTGGAGCCTGCCGCTCGACATTGCCGGCAAGTACGCCGGCACCGCGGGCGGCATGATGAACACGGGCTTCGGGCTGGCCGGCATGATCTCGCCGGTGGTGTTCGGCTACCTGATCGAGGCCACGGGCAGCTACAACCTGCCCTTCATGATCTCGGCGGCGTTGCTAGGCGTGGGCGCGGTGGCTTCGCTGTTCATCAACCCGCTGAAAACCGTGGACACGCCCGAGGAAAAGACCGCCGAAGTCCGGCCGGCCTTCCCCTGA